A single window of Aquarana catesbeiana isolate 2022-GZ linkage group LG10, ASM4218655v1, whole genome shotgun sequence DNA harbors:
- the LOC141110518 gene encoding formyl peptide receptor-related sequence 3-like, giving the protein MIFNRTNSDDNFILSCGIGILTFENINMNISFLENKTSDYKTSDSVPYFRNFNMTTSSSKDETSDETFDYTLSDYSNLNDSDTDEDIFYIDTDSIIKMSIAWYSVILVLGLVGNSLVIWIAGFRMKTVSSVWFLHLAIADFIKCISLPLRISEWALYFHISYDHHLCTIGITLLYINMSTSIYFMSIIGIDRCVSILWPIWTKIHRTPRKARIISILTWVLSLLTSIPYILFNHIYEEITECFPKGWYYDNEDKIKTRKTMFILKNICMFAFPFTIILISYTLVCFKVRKVRKPNKSRRPFRLIIAVIMCFFICWFPYNTWPFITLSGNYWSLDRLISEITICLAYFSSCINPIIYVFLCHDFKKKFIKSLPATLNKAFNEDSELGCRDGATTHTNANLQTSSL; this is encoded by the exons ATGATTTTTAACAGAACAAACTCAGATGATAATTTTATTCTTTCTTGTGGCATTGGCATTCTAACCTTTGAGAACATCAACATGAACATTTCTTTCTTGGAAAATAAGACTTCGGACTACAAGACTTCAGACAG TGTTCCCTACTTTAGGAACTTCAACATGACCACGTCTTCCTCAAAAGATGAAACCTCCGATGAGACTTTTGACTATACACTCAG cgattaTTCTAATCTGAACGACTCTGATACAGATGAAGatattttttacattgatacagaTAGCATTATAAAAATGTCTATCGCATGGTACAGTGTGATCTTAGTCTTGGGTTTAGTAGGAAACAGTTTAGTCATTTGGATTGCTGGATTTAGGATGAAGACCGTAAGTTCAGTTTGGTTCCTCCACTTGGCCATTGCTGATTTTATTAAGTGTATTTCTCTTCCTCTGCGGATCTCAGAGTGGGCTTTGTATTTTCATATTTCTTACGATCATCATCTCTGTACAATCGGCATAACTCTACTATACATAAATATGTCTACTAGTATCTACTTCATGTCCATCATTGGCATTGACCGATGTGTTTCCATTTTGTGGCCAATCTGGACCAAAATACACAGAACACCCAGGAAAGCACGTATCATTTCTATATTAACTTGGGTTTTGAGCCTGCTTACCAGCATCCCCTATATTCTATTCAACCATATCTATGAAGAAATCACGGAATGTTTTCCTAAAGGCTGGTACTATGATAACGAAGATAAGATAAAGACAAGAAAGACAATGTTCATCTTAAAAAATATATGCATGTTTGCCTTCCCTTTCACAATTATTTTGATATCATATACCCTGGTTTGTTTTAAGGTTAGAAAAGTTCGAAAACCAAATAAATCTCGACGTCCTTTTAGACTCATCATAGCTGTCATAATGTGCTTCTTCATCTGCTGGTTTCCATATAATACCTGGCCTTTCATAACTCTCAGTGGAAATTACTGGAGCCTTGATAGACTCATTTCTGAAATTACTATCTGCTTGGCTTACTTCAGCAGCTGCATCAACCCCATTATCTATGTCTTCCTCTGCCATGATTTTAAGAAGAAATTCATCAAGTCCTTGCCAGCCACACTGAACAAAGCTTTCAATGAAGATTCTGAATTGGGCTGCAGAGATGGGGCCACCACACATACCAATGCAAATCTGCAAACTTCATCGCTTTAA